The proteins below come from a single Chitinophaga pinensis DSM 2588 genomic window:
- a CDS encoding FecR domain-containing protein, translating into MSLSTERYEKLLQKYLDGQCNRAEMEELYAWLQSSGSNRSLLAAMQREFEKTMGEHYEIPSELSDRIETRLLQDISQEKVIRFPQRMRLRWIAAAAVVLLAGSGVYYYMNTVSSRKALTANTGVLAADTGDIAPGTNKAILTLANGDVVTLDSAGNQIINQGETVVRQQNGQLHYAGQGSSDVVTYNTLTVPRGGQFNIVLSDGSHVWLNAASSMRYPTSFNGDRREVEIQGQGYFEVAPNASKPFFVKANNTEVQVLGTQFDIMAYADEKSINTTLIEGLVNVKYGNTEQRLKPGQQAVVDPATGVMVVMKADVDQVIAWKTGFFEFDNATMADILRQLARWYDIEVSYNQTGNERLFGGRISRSLPLSDILHMLEANGPTFSLSGRKLTVTSGK; encoded by the coding sequence ATGTCATTATCCACGGAACGTTACGAAAAACTTTTACAGAAATACCTTGACGGTCAATGCAATAGGGCCGAAATGGAAGAACTGTATGCCTGGCTGCAATCGTCAGGATCTAATCGTTCTTTGCTTGCCGCCATGCAGCGGGAGTTCGAAAAGACAATGGGTGAGCATTATGAGATTCCTTCTGAACTGAGCGATCGTATCGAAACAAGACTTTTACAGGACATTTCCCAGGAGAAAGTAATCCGGTTCCCGCAACGTATGCGTTTGCGCTGGATAGCAGCAGCTGCGGTAGTATTGCTGGCAGGTAGTGGCGTCTATTATTATATGAATACGGTCTCCTCCCGCAAGGCACTTACTGCAAATACCGGTGTACTGGCAGCTGATACCGGAGATATTGCGCCTGGTACTAATAAGGCTATACTGACGCTGGCTAATGGAGATGTGGTGACACTGGATAGCGCAGGAAATCAGATCATCAACCAGGGGGAAACGGTTGTCCGCCAGCAGAATGGGCAGCTGCACTATGCAGGACAGGGTAGCAGTGATGTTGTTACTTATAATACACTGACCGTTCCAAGGGGAGGTCAGTTCAATATTGTACTGTCAGATGGCAGCCATGTATGGCTGAATGCGGCATCCAGTATGAGATATCCGACCTCTTTTAACGGAGATCGGCGGGAGGTCGAAATTCAGGGACAAGGCTATTTTGAAGTGGCGCCAAACGCCAGCAAGCCATTCTTTGTAAAAGCAAATAATACAGAAGTACAGGTATTGGGAACCCAGTTTGATATCATGGCCTATGCCGACGAAAAGAGTATCAATACAACACTGATCGAGGGACTGGTCAATGTTAAGTATGGAAATACAGAACAACGCCTGAAGCCAGGCCAACAGGCAGTCGTTGACCCTGCCACTGGCGTTATGGTAGTTATGAAGGCGGATGTAGACCAGGTAATTGCCTGGAAAACAGGTTTTTTTGAGTTTGATAATGCTACTATGGCTGACATATTACGTCAATTGGCCAGGTGGTACGATATAGAGGTTAGTTACAACCAGACGGGAAATGAAAGGCTCTTTGGGGGGCGTATAAGCCGGAGCTTACCATTATCCGATATTCTGCATATGCTGGAAGCAAATGGACCTACATTCTCACTGTCAGGGCGAAAACTAACTGTTACATCGGGTAAATAA
- a CDS encoding RNA polymerase sigma factor gives MDRMPSEEEVLLRMMQGDESAFTKIYRHYHASLYVYLLRFCKVPSLAEDLVHDVFLKVWEIRDRINPELSFTGYLYRIARNHVIKTIDKLTTDKNFRDQLFSQLEDVSAVQPEQQVRTKEYDRLFQEALVRMPPQRLNVFKLCRQEGKSYDEVALLLGISRNAVKKHMVLGMRFIYDYVHRHGDILLAIYLAGKIF, from the coding sequence ATGGATCGTATGCCATCCGAGGAAGAGGTGTTGTTAAGGATGATGCAGGGAGATGAGTCTGCGTTCACGAAGATTTACCGACACTATCACGCCTCGCTCTACGTTTACTTGCTGCGTTTTTGCAAGGTTCCTTCCCTTGCAGAAGACCTGGTGCACGATGTTTTTTTGAAAGTATGGGAGATCAGGGACCGTATTAACCCCGAATTGTCCTTTACAGGATACTTATACAGGATAGCCCGTAACCACGTTATTAAGACTATCGACAAACTTACTACCGACAAAAACTTCCGGGACCAGTTATTCAGTCAGCTCGAGGATGTTTCTGCCGTCCAGCCGGAACAGCAGGTAAGGACGAAGGAATATGACCGTCTTTTTCAGGAGGCCCTGGTCAGGATGCCGCCCCAGCGTCTGAATGTGTTCAAATTATGCCGTCAGGAAGGAAAAAGCTATGATGAAGTGGCCCTTTTGCTGGGCATTTCCAGGAATGCCGTAAAAAAACACATGGTTTTAGGGATGCGCTTTATATACGATTATGTGCATCGTCATGGTGATATTTTACTCGCCATTTATCTCGCCGGAAAAATATTTTAA
- a CDS encoding winged helix-turn-helix transcriptional regulator yields the protein MNDDDYDDMIKKIKKRSACPISFSLDFLGDKWTLLIVRDILLNNKNTFGEFIQSAEGIATNVLTDRLKMLESEGFIMKYPVPGKPRVAYCLTERGVGLIPIIMEMAIWGVSENNTEIKKELTAALKKDKTGVLSALSNKHLEIYEQRKGTRIKSDL from the coding sequence ATGAATGATGATGATTACGACGATATGATCAAAAAAATAAAGAAACGTTCGGCTTGCCCGATTAGCTTCAGCCTTGACTTTCTTGGCGACAAATGGACGCTGCTGATCGTCCGGGACATCCTGCTTAACAATAAAAACACCTTTGGCGAGTTTATTCAGTCGGCTGAGGGCATTGCGACCAATGTCTTAACAGATCGATTAAAAATGCTTGAAAGCGAAGGATTCATTATGAAATATCCCGTTCCCGGCAAGCCGAGGGTGGCATATTGTCTTACGGAAAGAGGGGTTGGGCTTATCCCGATCATCATGGAAATGGCCATTTGGGGAGTGTCAGAGAATAACACCGAGATCAAAAAGGAGCTAACAGCAGCACTCAAAAAAGATAAGACAGGCGTTTTATCGGCATTATCGAATAAACATCTGGAGATATACGAGCAAAGGAAGGGGACTCGGATAAAATCTGATCTCTGA